A genome region from Akkermansiaceae bacterium includes the following:
- a CDS encoding DUF2384 domain-containing protein — translation MNKVREGLSFDEFHAMQEIPGVTEEKMGALLGMSRATLHRRKNTGFLDRAESDRLVRYARVFRTVRDFHRNQETAARWLNSPEMAFNYENPLDYADTEIGAREVEALIWRIENGVPN, via the coding sequence GTGAACAAGGTGCGCGAGGGGCTGTCTTTCGATGAGTTCCACGCGATGCAGGAAATCCCCGGGGTTACGGAGGAGAAGATGGGCGCGTTGCTGGGGATGTCCCGCGCCACCTTGCACCGCCGGAAGAACACGGGTTTCCTGGATCGTGCGGAATCGGATCGGCTTGTGCGCTACGCCAGGGTTTTCAGGACGGTCAGGGATTTCCATCGAAATCAGGAAACAGCCGCCCGTTGGCTCAATAGTCCGGAGATGGCCTTCAATTACGAGAACCCGCTCGATTATGCGGATACGGAGATCGGGGCGCGGGAAGTGGAGGCGCTGATCTGGAGGATTGAGAACGGGGTGCCAAACTGA
- a CDS encoding RES domain-containing protein translates to MAVFYRIVGKHRAATAMDGEAARKMGGRWNPQGVPAAYLTESRALAALEILVHAGWDAVRLPWVVITVDVPGEITDSATPRNLPAGWDDLESPSPSRNFGAGWLERSASAAILLPSAIIPEERILMVNVRHPDFVKIKISQPQPFHFDRRSG, encoded by the coding sequence ATGGCCGTTTTCTACCGGATCGTTGGCAAGCACCGCGCCGCCACCGCGATGGACGGCGAGGCCGCCAGGAAGATGGGTGGACGCTGGAACCCGCAAGGGGTTCCCGCCGCATATCTAACCGAATCGAGGGCGCTTGCAGCGCTGGAAATCCTCGTCCATGCAGGGTGGGATGCCGTGCGCTTGCCATGGGTTGTCATCACGGTGGATGTGCCCGGGGAAATCACCGATTCCGCCACTCCGCGAAACCTGCCAGCTGGCTGGGATGATCTCGAATCACCATCGCCATCCCGCAACTTCGGTGCTGGCTGGTTGGAGCGAAGTGCGAGTGCGGCCATCCTGCTGCCAAGCGCGATCATTCCCGAAGAGCGCATCCTGATGGTCAATGTGCGGCATCCCGATTTCGTGAAAATCAAGATCTCCCAACCGCAGCCATTTCACTTCGACCGCCGCTCGGGCTGA